A genomic window from Elaeis guineensis isolate ETL-2024a chromosome 3, EG11, whole genome shotgun sequence includes:
- the LOC105040685 gene encoding protein VERNALIZATION 3 isoform X2, which yields MHSWEVGLMPRERDPLVVGRVIGDVLDPFIRSVPLRVIYNSREVANGCELKPSAVVNRPRVEVGGTDLRTFYTLIMIDPDAPSPSDPHLREYLHWLVTDIPATTGAAYGQEIVCYESPRPALGIHRFIFVLFQQLGRQTVYAPGWRQNFDTRDFAELYNLGSPVAAVYFNCQRESGSGGRRMQP from the exons ATGCACTCTTGGGAGGTAGGACTGATGCCAAGAGAAAGGGATCCTTTGGTTGTGGGCAGGGTGATAGGAGATGTGTTGGATCCATTCATAAGAAGTGTACCCCTCAGGGTGATCTACAATTCGAGGGAGGTGGCCAATGGATGTGAGCTTAAACCCTCGGCTGTCGTTAACCGACCTAGGGTTGAGGTTGGAGGCACTGACCTCAGGACCTTCTACACCCTT ATTATGATAGACCCGGATGCTCCAAGTCCAAGTGACCCACACCTCAGGGAGTATTTGCACTG GTTGGTCACGGATATCCCGGCAACGACTGGAGCTGCCTACG GTCAGGAGATTGTGTGCTATGAGAGTCCACGGCCGGCGCTTGgcatccaccggttcatctttgTGCTGTTCCAGCAGCTTGGGCGGCAGACAGTGTATGCTCCTGGGTGGCGCCAAAACTTCGACACCCGGGACTTTGCAGAGCTCTACAACCTCGGATCACCGGTCGCAGCAGTCTATTTTAACTGCCAGAGAGAGTCGGGCTCCGGCGGGAGAAGGATGCAACCTTAA
- the LOC105040685 gene encoding protein VERNALIZATION 3 isoform X1, whose product MHSWEVGLMPRERDPLVVGRVIGDVLDPFIRSVPLRVIYNSREVANGCELKPSAVVNRPRVEVGGTDLRTFYTLGVLNDVLQIMIDPDAPSPSDPHLREYLHWLVTDIPATTGAAYGQEIVCYESPRPALGIHRFIFVLFQQLGRQTVYAPGWRQNFDTRDFAELYNLGSPVAAVYFNCQRESGSGGRRMQP is encoded by the exons ATGCACTCTTGGGAGGTAGGACTGATGCCAAGAGAAAGGGATCCTTTGGTTGTGGGCAGGGTGATAGGAGATGTGTTGGATCCATTCATAAGAAGTGTACCCCTCAGGGTGATCTACAATTCGAGGGAGGTGGCCAATGGATGTGAGCTTAAACCCTCGGCTGTCGTTAACCGACCTAGGGTTGAGGTTGGAGGCACTGACCTCAGGACCTTCTACACCCTT GGTGTTCTTAACGATGTGTTGCAGATTATGATAGACCCGGATGCTCCAAGTCCAAGTGACCCACACCTCAGGGAGTATTTGCACTG GTTGGTCACGGATATCCCGGCAACGACTGGAGCTGCCTACG GTCAGGAGATTGTGTGCTATGAGAGTCCACGGCCGGCGCTTGgcatccaccggttcatctttgTGCTGTTCCAGCAGCTTGGGCGGCAGACAGTGTATGCTCCTGGGTGGCGCCAAAACTTCGACACCCGGGACTTTGCAGAGCTCTACAACCTCGGATCACCGGTCGCAGCAGTCTATTTTAACTGCCAGAGAGAGTCGGGCTCCGGCGGGAGAAGGATGCAACCTTAA